From one Tsukamurella tyrosinosolvens genomic stretch:
- a CDS encoding 2-isopropylmalate synthase gives MPFPTIDTPHGPVPAAAPAWNRQRGSQMPHRRYRDVHARVDVPLADRTWPARRLTTAPLWVPVDLRDGNQALPEPMDPTRKRRFFELMVAMGYKEIEVGYPSASQTDYDFVRLIAETDIAPQDVTVVVFTPARRDLIERTVEAVRGIRNEVVIHMYTATAPTWRDVVLGRDRAELRSLILDGGRHLLAAAGDLDGVRFEFSPEVFNLTEPDYVLEVCDAMTALWDATAERPVILNLPATVEVATPNVYADQIEYMHRNLGRRDAVILSVHPHNDRGTGIACAELAVLAGAQRVEGCLFGNGERTGNVDLATLALNMFAQGIDPMVDFSDIDEVRRTVEACNGIAVHDRHPYVGDLVHTAFSGTHQDAIKKGLAEHRARAAAEGRPEREIEWRVPYLPVDPADIGRTYDAVIRVNSQSGKGGMAYLLERDLGLELPRRLQIDFARHVQAHADEHGAEMDTAALWAVFERAYRAGPGRFELVECVAEETAAGSRVTVGLRVDGAPHRIVVEGAGPVEAIVAALGEHDAKVDVLALHQASLGRGDDAEALTLLEFRHDGEVRWSMGRDRSVLAATAAAVLGAAQAT, from the coding sequence ATGCCCTTCCCCACGATCGACACGCCCCACGGCCCCGTCCCCGCCGCCGCACCCGCCTGGAACCGGCAACGCGGCTCGCAGATGCCGCACCGTCGCTACCGCGACGTCCACGCCCGTGTCGACGTCCCGCTCGCCGACCGCACCTGGCCCGCGCGCCGCCTGACCACGGCACCCCTCTGGGTGCCCGTCGACCTGCGCGACGGCAATCAGGCCCTGCCCGAACCCATGGATCCCACGCGCAAGCGCCGCTTCTTCGAGCTCATGGTCGCCATGGGGTACAAAGAGATCGAGGTCGGCTACCCGTCCGCCTCCCAGACCGACTACGACTTCGTCCGCCTGATCGCCGAGACCGACATCGCGCCGCAGGACGTCACCGTCGTGGTGTTCACGCCCGCGCGCCGAGACCTGATCGAGCGGACCGTCGAGGCCGTCCGCGGGATCCGCAACGAGGTGGTGATCCACATGTACACCGCGACAGCGCCCACCTGGCGCGACGTGGTGCTGGGCCGCGACCGGGCGGAGCTGCGGTCGCTGATCCTCGACGGTGGCCGCCACCTGCTGGCGGCCGCCGGCGACCTCGACGGCGTGCGGTTCGAGTTCTCGCCCGAGGTCTTCAACCTGACGGAGCCGGACTACGTGCTCGAGGTCTGCGACGCGATGACCGCGCTGTGGGACGCGACGGCCGAGCGCCCCGTGATCCTCAACCTGCCCGCCACCGTTGAGGTGGCGACGCCGAACGTCTACGCGGACCAGATCGAGTACATGCACCGCAACCTGGGCCGGCGCGACGCGGTGATCCTCTCGGTGCACCCGCACAACGACCGCGGGACCGGCATCGCGTGTGCGGAACTCGCCGTGCTCGCCGGCGCGCAGCGCGTGGAGGGCTGCCTCTTCGGCAACGGCGAGCGCACGGGAAACGTGGACCTGGCGACGCTGGCGCTCAACATGTTCGCGCAGGGAATCGACCCCATGGTCGACTTCTCCGACATCGACGAGGTGCGGCGGACCGTCGAGGCCTGCAACGGGATCGCCGTCCACGACCGGCACCCCTATGTCGGCGATCTGGTGCACACGGCGTTCAGCGGCACGCACCAGGACGCCATCAAGAAGGGCCTCGCCGAGCACCGCGCCCGCGCCGCGGCCGAGGGGCGCCCGGAGCGCGAGATCGAGTGGCGCGTGCCCTACCTGCCCGTCGACCCCGCCGACATCGGCCGGACCTACGACGCCGTCATCCGCGTCAACTCCCAGTCCGGGAAGGGCGGCATGGCCTACCTGCTGGAGCGGGACCTGGGACTGGAGCTGCCGCGGCGCCTGCAGATCGATTTCGCCCGACACGTCCAGGCGCACGCCGACGAGCACGGCGCGGAGATGGACACCGCCGCGCTGTGGGCCGTGTTCGAGCGGGCGTACCGGGCCGGGCCCGGCCGGTTCGAACTCGTCGAGTGCGTCGCCGAGGAGACCGCGGCCGGCAGCCGCGTGACCGTCGGACTCCGGGTCGACGGTGCGCCGCACCGCATCGTCGTGGAAGGAGCCGGCCCGGTCGAGGCGATCGTGGCGGCGCTGGGTGAGCACGACGCGAAGGTCGACGTGCTCGCGCTGCACCAGGCTTCGCTCGGCCGCGGCGACGATGCGGAGGCACTGACCCTCCTGGAGTTCCGCCACGACGGCGAGGTGCGGTGGAGCATGGGCCGCGATCGCTCCGTGCTGGCCGCGACGGCCGCCGCCGTGCTCGGTGCGGCGCAGGCCACGTGA
- a CDS encoding MFS transporter, which produces MTSAPLPRLTGAGLAVLGVAYFLTTFLFASANVAVPEVARRLSASPAQQTLILAAFSATFATALILFGRLGDNRGRRRVFVVGLIATGIASIAAGFAPDITSLIVLRAMQGVGAAAFTPQVLSTVQATATGEARRRAIAVIAATAGLGFCGGQVVGGALLAWDPAGLGWRTVWWSAAGIALVAAAAARAVPDTRAQRRLPLDYRGTALLTAALLALLVGLSMGGSLGWPPVSWVLLAVAVGAGAAFWSAQRRAEAAGGAPMLPPSVFAHRPIRVGLLMALLFFSGYGALVFEYALVSEHALGMSPMASGLALVPYGAAFVAVSLGQPAIHRVLGARTMPVGAALNAVGLLALAATGLAAPQIWAWAVQPALILVGAAQAMQFGPLVGAIMGAVPDRIAGLTGGLVSTAQQAAFALGVATLGTGYTALAGGMPAQHAFAVVLVVHAGLAAAFAACARSLHRAPSTDGTEPRLPAAAVRSRR; this is translated from the coding sequence ATGACCTCCGCTCCCCTCCCCCGCCTGACCGGCGCCGGGCTCGCCGTCCTCGGCGTCGCCTACTTCCTCACGACCTTCCTGTTCGCGTCGGCGAACGTCGCCGTCCCCGAGGTGGCGCGGCGGCTCTCCGCGTCGCCGGCGCAGCAGACGCTGATCCTGGCCGCGTTCTCGGCGACCTTCGCGACGGCACTGATCCTGTTCGGCCGGCTCGGCGACAACCGCGGGCGACGCCGGGTCTTCGTGGTCGGCCTCATCGCGACCGGGATCGCCTCCATCGCCGCCGGATTCGCCCCGGACATCACCTCGCTCATCGTGCTCCGCGCGATGCAGGGGGTCGGCGCGGCGGCCTTCACCCCGCAGGTGCTCTCGACCGTGCAGGCGACCGCCACGGGCGAGGCGCGCCGCCGGGCGATCGCGGTCATCGCCGCCACGGCGGGCCTGGGCTTCTGCGGCGGGCAGGTCGTCGGCGGCGCTCTGCTGGCGTGGGACCCGGCGGGCCTCGGGTGGCGCACCGTGTGGTGGTCGGCCGCCGGCATCGCGCTCGTCGCGGCGGCCGCCGCCCGCGCGGTGCCCGACACGCGCGCGCAGCGCCGGCTCCCGCTGGACTACCGCGGCACGGCGCTGCTGACCGCAGCCCTGCTGGCCCTGCTGGTGGGGCTCTCGATGGGAGGCTCGCTGGGCTGGCCCCCGGTCTCCTGGGTGCTGCTCGCCGTCGCCGTCGGTGCCGGCGCGGCGTTCTGGTCGGCGCAGCGTCGCGCGGAGGCCGCGGGCGGCGCGCCGATGCTGCCGCCGTCGGTGTTCGCGCACCGGCCGATCCGGGTCGGGCTGCTCATGGCGCTGCTGTTCTTCTCCGGCTACGGCGCCCTGGTCTTCGAGTACGCGCTGGTGAGCGAGCACGCCCTGGGGATGAGCCCGATGGCGTCGGGCCTGGCCCTGGTGCCGTACGGCGCCGCCTTCGTGGCCGTCTCCCTGGGCCAGCCGGCGATCCACCGCGTCCTCGGCGCGCGGACCATGCCGGTGGGGGCCGCGCTCAACGCCGTCGGCCTCCTCGCCCTCGCGGCGACCGGCCTCGCGGCCCCGCAGATCTGGGCGTGGGCGGTGCAGCCCGCCCTGATCCTCGTGGGCGCGGCCCAGGCGATGCAGTTCGGGCCACTGGTCGGGGCCATCATGGGGGCGGTGCCGGACCGCATCGCCGGGCTCACCGGCGGTCTCGTGTCGACGGCGCAGCAGGCGGCGTTCGCGCTGGGCGTCGCGACGCTCGGGACGGGCTACACCGCGCTGGCCGGCGGGATGCCCGCGCAGCACGCCTTCGCGGTGGTCCTGGTGGTGCACGC
- a CDS encoding FadR/GntR family transcriptional regulator: MPPLRRTSLADQAADALLARVRSGEWAVGDKLPGETTLAPQLGVGRSTVREAIRRLAGIGVLATRQGAGVFVTRLDAPSGLDVLLDGAAIDAVLEARIAVEVEAATLAARRRTEEDLDAVRAALAIRAAHRADLVRHVETDTDFHRAVIAAAHNPVLLEMFDGIAAHLRRAMIDMLRTRDEDFGGDDDQLSHAALLAAIEHRDADAAARLSREHLAGMLTRRDAH, from the coding sequence ATGCCCCCGCTCCGCCGCACCTCGCTCGCCGATCAGGCCGCCGACGCGCTGCTCGCCCGCGTCCGGTCCGGGGAGTGGGCGGTCGGCGACAAACTCCCCGGCGAGACCACCCTGGCCCCGCAGCTCGGCGTCGGACGATCGACGGTGCGCGAGGCGATCCGGCGGCTGGCGGGGATCGGTGTGCTCGCCACCCGGCAGGGCGCCGGGGTGTTCGTGACCAGGCTCGACGCCCCGTCCGGCCTCGACGTGCTCCTCGACGGCGCCGCCATCGACGCGGTGCTCGAGGCACGGATCGCGGTCGAGGTGGAGGCCGCGACGCTCGCCGCGCGGCGCCGGACCGAGGAGGACCTGGACGCCGTTCGCGCCGCGCTCGCCATCCGCGCCGCGCACCGCGCGGATCTCGTGCGGCACGTCGAGACCGACACCGACTTCCACCGGGCGGTCATCGCTGCCGCGCACAACCCCGTCCTGCTCGAGATGTTCGACGGCATCGCCGCGCACCTGCGCCGGGCGATGATCGACATGCTGCGGACCCGCGACGAAGACTTCGGCGGCGACGACGATCAGCTCTCCCACGCCGCACTGCTCGCCGCTATCGAGCACAGGGACGCGGACGCGGCCGCACGGCTGAGCCGGGAGCACTTGGCGGGCATGCTCACCCGGCGCGACGCGCACTGA
- a CDS encoding helix-turn-helix transcriptional regulator, whose protein sequence is MGTRNNAELARFLRTRREQVTPERVGLPAGGRRRTPGLRREEVAARAHVGTTWYTWVEQGRDVNPSQEVLCAVADALLLDPGERDHVLRLAGHPPGPPAEESGAAATVQPVLDALLPNPAAVLNTRGDMVLYNRAFRFLITDVERFPPEHRNCLWLDFTDELWLGAYAADRQELEAVVARTRALYAGSHADPAWEPLLRRLQAASPLFAHLWNAGLVLDAADWEKTIRNPRVGELRLQVSTFNLRDRPSLRMLTYLPRDEDTRERLTRIVPPEYRDA, encoded by the coding sequence ATGGGCACCCGCAACAACGCAGAGCTGGCGCGCTTCCTGCGGACCCGCCGTGAGCAGGTGACTCCGGAACGGGTCGGGCTCCCGGCAGGCGGCCGGCGCCGCACGCCCGGGCTGCGCCGGGAGGAGGTCGCGGCGCGGGCGCACGTCGGCACGACCTGGTACACGTGGGTCGAGCAGGGCCGCGACGTCAATCCCAGCCAGGAGGTGCTCTGCGCCGTCGCCGATGCGCTCCTGCTCGATCCGGGGGAGCGGGACCACGTCCTGCGCCTCGCCGGTCATCCGCCGGGGCCCCCGGCCGAGGAGTCCGGGGCGGCGGCCACCGTCCAACCCGTGCTCGACGCGCTCCTGCCGAATCCCGCCGCCGTGCTCAACACCCGCGGCGACATGGTTCTGTACAACCGCGCCTTCCGCTTCCTCATCACCGACGTCGAACGGTTCCCGCCGGAGCACCGGAACTGCCTCTGGCTGGACTTCACGGACGAGCTGTGGCTCGGCGCCTACGCCGCCGACCGGCAGGAGCTCGAGGCCGTCGTCGCGCGGACGCGCGCGCTGTACGCGGGCAGTCACGCCGATCCCGCGTGGGAGCCGCTGCTGCGCCGGCTGCAGGCGGCTTCGCCGCTGTTCGCGCACCTGTGGAACGCGGGCCTGGTGCTCGACGCCGCCGACTGGGAGAAGACGATCCGCAATCCGCGGGTGGGGGAGCTGCGCCTGCAGGTGAGCACGTTCAACCTGCGCGACCGGCCTTCGCTGCGGATGCTGACCTACCTCCCGCGCGACGAGGACACCCGCGAACGGCTGACCCGGATCGTCCCGCCGGAGTATCGCGACGCCTGA
- the glgP gene encoding alpha-glucan family phosphorylase: MHAEGTFTVEPVYPEALAPLADLARNLRWVWHGPTQDLFSTVAPEVWAATRDPLEALRGADQARVAALGGDTEFVALVRALHADLNDYLTRPAWADELTDGAKGIAYFSMEFGVSQTLPNYSGGLGVLAGDHLKAASDLGLPLIALGLLYRHGYFQQSLSADGWQLEAYPELDPAQLPLRPVTLSSGQQLVVSVPLEGRVLSAAVWRADVGRVPLLLMDTDIENNDPDLRGVTDRLYGGDAEHRLRQEILLGIGGVRAARAFCDLTGHPGVEVFHANEGHAGFLGLERIRELMATEDLTYPEARTLARTATVFTTHTPVPAGIDRFPVDLVRRYFGDGSQMCSLLPTVPLDEIIALGAEADPGVFNMAHMGFRLAQRANGVSKLHGAVSREMFAGLWPGFEPAEVPIGSVTNGVHHGTWADRLVAERATDPLSMPDDALWRLRTTLRHRLVDEVRTRTRAAWRERGAVDAELGWTDRMFDPEVLTIGFARRVSTYKRLTLMLRDPARLRALLLDPDRPVQVVIAGKSHPHDDEGKRLLQQLLHFTDDRTLRHRIAFLPNYSIGMAGYLYHGCDVWLNNPLRPLEACGTSGMKSAMNGGLNLSVLDGWWDELYDGNNGWAIPSAVGVDPGRRDDIEADALYDLLEHDVVPAFYDRRDADDAPPRWLAKVRHTLSATAPEVSADRMVREYATAYYRPAARSARSTRPAIGDLVEYIEKVRAGWDAVRVGASTATVLPEGVEIAAEIALGSLEDGDVRVEAVIGGVDEAGEIVDGRAVRLHFDGEGYRAVLPGQVGRFGYAVRVLPQHRLLTGPAELGLVRYAR, from the coding sequence GTGCACGCAGAAGGAACCTTCACCGTCGAGCCCGTCTACCCCGAGGCGCTCGCGCCGCTCGCCGACCTCGCGCGGAACCTGCGCTGGGTGTGGCACGGACCCACCCAGGACCTGTTCTCCACCGTCGCACCCGAGGTGTGGGCGGCCACCCGCGATCCCCTCGAGGCCCTCCGTGGTGCCGATCAGGCCCGGGTGGCGGCCCTCGGCGGCGACACCGAGTTCGTCGCTCTGGTGCGCGCCCTCCACGCCGACCTCAACGACTACCTCACCCGGCCCGCATGGGCGGACGAGCTGACGGACGGCGCGAAGGGGATCGCGTACTTCTCGATGGAGTTCGGCGTGAGCCAGACGCTGCCGAACTACTCCGGTGGCCTGGGCGTCCTGGCGGGCGATCATCTCAAGGCCGCGTCCGACCTCGGGCTGCCGCTCATCGCACTGGGACTGCTGTACCGGCACGGCTACTTCCAGCAGTCGCTCTCCGCGGACGGCTGGCAGCTCGAGGCCTACCCCGAGCTGGACCCGGCGCAGCTGCCGCTGCGCCCGGTGACGCTCTCCAGCGGGCAGCAGCTCGTGGTCTCCGTCCCGCTCGAGGGCCGCGTGCTCAGCGCCGCCGTCTGGCGGGCCGACGTCGGCCGCGTACCGCTCCTGCTCATGGACACGGACATCGAGAACAACGATCCGGATCTCCGCGGCGTCACCGACCGGCTGTACGGCGGCGACGCCGAACACCGCCTGCGCCAGGAGATCCTTCTCGGAATCGGCGGCGTCCGCGCCGCCCGCGCCTTCTGCGACCTGACCGGCCACCCCGGCGTCGAGGTCTTCCACGCCAACGAGGGCCACGCCGGCTTCCTCGGCCTGGAGCGGATCCGCGAGCTCATGGCGACCGAGGACCTGACCTACCCGGAGGCGCGCACGCTGGCCCGGACCGCCACGGTCTTCACCACCCACACGCCGGTGCCCGCGGGGATCGACCGCTTCCCGGTGGACCTCGTGCGCCGCTACTTCGGCGACGGCAGCCAGATGTGCTCGCTGCTGCCCACCGTGCCGCTCGACGAGATCATCGCCCTCGGCGCCGAGGCCGATCCCGGGGTCTTCAACATGGCCCACATGGGATTCCGGCTCGCCCAGCGCGCGAACGGCGTCTCGAAGCTGCACGGCGCCGTGAGCCGCGAGATGTTCGCCGGGCTGTGGCCGGGCTTCGAACCGGCGGAGGTCCCCATCGGCTCGGTCACCAACGGCGTGCACCACGGCACGTGGGCGGACCGCCTCGTCGCGGAGCGCGCCACGGACCCGCTGTCCATGCCGGACGACGCCCTGTGGCGCCTGCGCACCACGCTGCGGCACCGCCTCGTCGACGAGGTGCGCACCCGCACCCGGGCCGCGTGGCGCGAGCGTGGTGCCGTCGACGCCGAACTCGGTTGGACGGACCGGATGTTCGACCCCGAGGTGCTCACCATCGGCTTCGCCCGCCGCGTCTCGACCTACAAGCGGCTCACCCTGATGCTGCGCGATCCCGCGCGGCTGCGGGCGCTCCTCCTGGATCCGGATCGCCCCGTCCAGGTGGTCATCGCCGGCAAGAGTCATCCCCACGACGACGAGGGCAAGCGCCTGCTGCAGCAGCTGCTGCACTTCACCGACGACCGCACGCTGCGGCACCGGATCGCCTTCCTGCCCAACTACTCCATCGGCATGGCGGGCTACCTGTACCACGGTTGCGACGTGTGGCTGAACAACCCGCTCCGTCCGCTGGAGGCCTGCGGCACGTCGGGCATGAAGAGCGCGATGAACGGCGGTCTCAACCTCTCCGTGCTCGACGGTTGGTGGGACGAGCTGTACGACGGGAACAACGGCTGGGCCATCCCGTCGGCGGTCGGCGTGGACCCGGGCCGACGCGACGACATCGAGGCCGACGCCCTGTACGACCTGCTCGAACACGACGTGGTGCCCGCCTTCTACGACCGCCGCGACGCGGACGACGCGCCCCCGCGCTGGCTCGCCAAGGTGCGGCACACGCTCTCGGCGACCGCGCCCGAGGTCTCCGCCGACCGCATGGTGCGGGAGTACGCCACCGCCTACTACCGCCCGGCCGCCCGCTCGGCCCGCTCCACCCGCCCCGCCATCGGTGACCTCGTCGAGTACATCGAGAAGGTCCGCGCGGGGTGGGACGCGGTGCGCGTGGGCGCATCGACGGCGACCGTGCTGCCCGAGGGGGTGGAGATCGCCGCGGAGATCGCGCTCGGGTCGCTGGAGGACGGCGACGTCCGCGTCGAGGCCGTGATCGGCGGGGTCGACGAAGCCGGGGAGATCGTGGACGGCCGGGCCGTTCGGCTGCACTTCGACGGCGAGGGCTACCGGGCCGTGCTGCCCGGGCAGGTCGGCCGCTTCGGCTACGCCGTCCGTGTGCTGCCCCAGCACCGGTTGCTCACCGGCCCCGCCGAACTCGGCCTCGTGCGGTACGCGCGATGA